A genomic window from Parasteatoda tepidariorum isolate YZ-2023 chromosome 10, CAS_Ptep_4.0, whole genome shotgun sequence includes:
- the LOC122269557 gene encoding uncharacterized protein isoform X3 — protein sequence MIEMSVPRIARIHLVYQFIILIFLLLFVFAISYNEVLLDKRILFLALIPIFCYQLLIVFCCTELLPLPTWYSVADDAQNEIPINHKHNSDNKGLQEAASSEVSKSPKQSKVISPTIPRARLLTKNKETLNAVSSSDANTQTNVSDIFKKAPIFSKASARRSESTKSYGFNQRGNNFEERFDSNENVRCFKTRNWRAYQDQKGSKSQSNLKSPSHFIEERKEATSPKLETLEESIESDLTVESDLSRSYSFPFRQRKHSRRMELEDNLNDLNIPVMPAWNAIDYFGPSNTNKRRKSISTEAIDRELRLISSHFEQSAKNDFTQSMEVARESVAEPVISTKRGLKSSASFNKWKQGFASYFNKPKRENMRTDDVKDRDNKKPFFKELFSSKEVLFKGPEKGTDSNERSDSPYPKLNNRLKISNRSPTYISYETDYFLD from the exons AT GATTGAAATGTCTGTTCCAAGAATCGCAAGGATACACTTGGTTTACCAGTTCATCATACTTATATTCCTACTCCTATTCGTCTTTGCAATAAGTTACAACGAAGTACTACTAGATAAGAGAATCTTATTCTTAGCTTTGATTCCAATCTTCTGTTACCAACTGTTAATTGTCTTCTGCTGCACGGAACTGCTGCCTCTTCCTACCTGGTACAGTGTGGCAGACGATGCTCAGAATGAAATTCCCATCAACCATAAGCATAACTCGGATAATAAAG GATTACAAGAAGCCGCTTCAAGCGAAGTCTCGAAATCTCCCAAACAATCGAAAGTCATAAGCCCTACCATTCCTAGAGCTCGTCTTCTCACTAAGAACAAAGAAACACTTAATGCTGTTTCGTCAAGCGACGCAAATACCCAAACGAATGTGTccgatatttttaagaaagcacCCATTTTCTCTAAAGCAAGTGCTAGACGATCGGAATCAACAAAGAGTTATGGCTTCAATCAACGGGGAAACAACTTTGAAGAACGTTTCGACTCAAATGAGAATGTTCGATGTTTCAAAACTCGAAATTGGAGAGCCTATCAGGATCAAAAGGGTTCAAAATCTCAGTCGAATCTGAAAAGTCCAAGCCACTTcatagaagaaagaaaagaggCTACTTCTCCAAAGTTGGAAACTTTGGAAGAATCAATTGAAAGTGACTTGACAGTTGAAAGTGATTTATCTAGAAGTTATTCATTTCCTTTTCGCCAAAGAAAACATAGTAGGCGGATGGAATTGGAGGATAATCTGAATGATTTGAACATTCCTGTTATGCCAGCTTGGAATGCCATAGATTATTTCGGTCCCTCAAATACCAATAAAAGACGCAAGTCCATTTCAACAGAAGCAATCGACAGAGAGTTACGATTAATTAGTTCCCATTTCGAACAAAGTGCAAAGAATGACTTCACCCAATCTATGGAAGTTGCGAGGGAATCTGTTGCTGAGCCTGTAATTAGTACTAAAAGAGGTTTAAAATCGTCTGCCAGCTTTAATAAGTGGAAGCAAGGATTTGCCAGTTACTTCAACAAGCCCAAGCGAGAAAATATGAGAACAGACGATGTTAAAGATCGAGATAATAAAAAGCccttttttaaagaactattttCATCCAAAGAGGTTTTGTTTAAAGGACCAGAAAAAGGGACAGATTCGAACGAAAGAAGTGACAGTCCATATCCGAAATTAAATAACAGGTTGAAAATAAGTAATAGATCTCCTACATATATTTCCTAtgaaactgattattttttagattaa
- the LOC122269557 gene encoding uncharacterized protein isoform X1 translates to MIEMSVPRIARIHLVYQFIILIFLLLFVFAISYNEVLLDKRILFLALIPIFCYQLLIVFCCTELLPLPTWYSVADDAQNEIPINHKHNSDNKGLQEAASSEVSKSPKQSKVISPTIPRARLLTKNKETLNAVSSSDANTQTNVSDIFKKAPIFSKASARRSESTKSYGFNQRGNNFEERFDSNENVRCFKTRNWRAYQDQKGSKSQSNLKSPSHFIEERKEATSPKLETLEESIESDLTVESDLSRSYSFPFRQRKHSRRMELEDNLNDLNIPVMPAWNAIDYFGPSNTNKRRKSISTEAIDRELRLISSHFEQSAKNDFTQSMEVARESVAEPVISTKRGLKSSASFNKWKQGFASYFNKPKRENMRTDDVKDRDNKKPFFKELFSSKEVLFKGPEKGTDSNERSDSPYPKLNNRLKISNRSPTYISYETDYFLD, encoded by the exons at GATTGAAATGTCTGTTCCAAGAATCGCAAGGATACACTTGGTTTACCAGTTCATCATACTTATATTCCTACTCCTATTCGTCTTTGCAATAAGTTACAACGAAGTACTACTAGATAAGAGAATCTTATTCTTAGCTTTGATTCCAATCTTCTGTTACCAACTGTTAATTGTCTTCTGCTGCACGGAACTGCTGCCTCTTCCTACCTGGTACAGTGTGGCAGACGATGCTCAGAATGAAATTCCCATCAACCATAAGCATAACTCGGATAATAAAG GATTACAAGAAGCCGCTTCAAGCGAAGTCTCGAAATCTCCCAAACAATCGAAAGTCATAAGCCCTACCATTCCTAGAGCTCGTCTTCTCACTAAGAACAAAGAAACACTTAATGCTGTTTCGTCAAGCGACGCAAATACCCAAACGAATGTGTccgatatttttaagaaagcacCCATTTTCTCTAAAGCAAGTGCTAGACGATCGGAATCAACAAAGAGTTATGGCTTCAATCAACGGGGAAACAACTTTGAAGAACGTTTCGACTCAAATGAGAATGTTCGATGTTTCAAAACTCGAAATTGGAGAGCCTATCAGGATCAAAAGGGTTCAAAATCTCAGTCGAATCTGAAAAGTCCAAGCCACTTcatagaagaaagaaaagaggCTACTTCTCCAAAGTTGGAAACTTTGGAAGAATCAATTGAAAGTGACTTGACAGTTGAAAGTGATTTATCTAGAAGTTATTCATTTCCTTTTCGCCAAAGAAAACATAGTAGGCGGATGGAATTGGAGGATAATCTGAATGATTTGAACATTCCTGTTATGCCAGCTTGGAATGCCATAGATTATTTCGGTCCCTCAAATACCAATAAAAGACGCAAGTCCATTTCAACAGAAGCAATCGACAGAGAGTTACGATTAATTAGTTCCCATTTCGAACAAAGTGCAAAGAATGACTTCACCCAATCTATGGAAGTTGCGAGGGAATCTGTTGCTGAGCCTGTAATTAGTACTAAAAGAGGTTTAAAATCGTCTGCCAGCTTTAATAAGTGGAAGCAAGGATTTGCCAGTTACTTCAACAAGCCCAAGCGAGAAAATATGAGAACAGACGATGTTAAAGATCGAGATAATAAAAAGCccttttttaaagaactattttCATCCAAAGAGGTTTTGTTTAAAGGACCAGAAAAAGGGACAGATTCGAACGAAAGAAGTGACAGTCCATATCCGAAATTAAATAACAGGTTGAAAATAAGTAATAGATCTCCTACATATATTTCCTAtgaaactgattattttttagattaa
- the LOC122269557 gene encoding uncharacterized protein isoform X2: MSVPRIARIHLVYQFIILIFLLLFVFAISYNEVLLDKRILFLALIPIFCYQLLIVFCCTELLPLPTWYSVADDAQNEIPINHKHNSDNKGLQEAASSEVSKSPKQSKVISPTIPRARLLTKNKETLNAVSSSDANTQTNVSDIFKKAPIFSKASARRSESTKSYGFNQRGNNFEERFDSNENVRCFKTRNWRAYQDQKGSKSQSNLKSPSHFIEERKEATSPKLETLEESIESDLTVESDLSRSYSFPFRQRKHSRRMELEDNLNDLNIPVMPAWNAIDYFGPSNTNKRRKSISTEAIDRELRLISSHFEQSAKNDFTQSMEVARESVAEPVISTKRGLKSSASFNKWKQGFASYFNKPKRENMRTDDVKDRDNKKPFFKELFSSKEVLFKGPEKGTDSNERSDSPYPKLNNRLKISNRSPTYISYETDYFLD, translated from the exons ATGTCTGTTCCAAGAATCGCAAGGATACACTTGGTTTACCAGTTCATCATACTTATATTCCTACTCCTATTCGTCTTTGCAATAAGTTACAACGAAGTACTACTAGATAAGAGAATCTTATTCTTAGCTTTGATTCCAATCTTCTGTTACCAACTGTTAATTGTCTTCTGCTGCACGGAACTGCTGCCTCTTCCTACCTGGTACAGTGTGGCAGACGATGCTCAGAATGAAATTCCCATCAACCATAAGCATAACTCGGATAATAAAG GATTACAAGAAGCCGCTTCAAGCGAAGTCTCGAAATCTCCCAAACAATCGAAAGTCATAAGCCCTACCATTCCTAGAGCTCGTCTTCTCACTAAGAACAAAGAAACACTTAATGCTGTTTCGTCAAGCGACGCAAATACCCAAACGAATGTGTccgatatttttaagaaagcacCCATTTTCTCTAAAGCAAGTGCTAGACGATCGGAATCAACAAAGAGTTATGGCTTCAATCAACGGGGAAACAACTTTGAAGAACGTTTCGACTCAAATGAGAATGTTCGATGTTTCAAAACTCGAAATTGGAGAGCCTATCAGGATCAAAAGGGTTCAAAATCTCAGTCGAATCTGAAAAGTCCAAGCCACTTcatagaagaaagaaaagaggCTACTTCTCCAAAGTTGGAAACTTTGGAAGAATCAATTGAAAGTGACTTGACAGTTGAAAGTGATTTATCTAGAAGTTATTCATTTCCTTTTCGCCAAAGAAAACATAGTAGGCGGATGGAATTGGAGGATAATCTGAATGATTTGAACATTCCTGTTATGCCAGCTTGGAATGCCATAGATTATTTCGGTCCCTCAAATACCAATAAAAGACGCAAGTCCATTTCAACAGAAGCAATCGACAGAGAGTTACGATTAATTAGTTCCCATTTCGAACAAAGTGCAAAGAATGACTTCACCCAATCTATGGAAGTTGCGAGGGAATCTGTTGCTGAGCCTGTAATTAGTACTAAAAGAGGTTTAAAATCGTCTGCCAGCTTTAATAAGTGGAAGCAAGGATTTGCCAGTTACTTCAACAAGCCCAAGCGAGAAAATATGAGAACAGACGATGTTAAAGATCGAGATAATAAAAAGCccttttttaaagaactattttCATCCAAAGAGGTTTTGTTTAAAGGACCAGAAAAAGGGACAGATTCGAACGAAAGAAGTGACAGTCCATATCCGAAATTAAATAACAGGTTGAAAATAAGTAATAGATCTCCTACATATATTTCCTAtgaaactgattattttttagattaa